In Luteimonas viscosa, the following proteins share a genomic window:
- a CDS encoding phosphoglycerate kinase: protein MTILRMTDLDLAGKRVLIRQDLNVPIDNGEITSEQRITASIPTLKLALERGAAVMVMSHLGRPKEGQWSEEDSLAPVARRLGELLSMKVPLVRDWVDGVEVESGRLVLLENCRMNPGEGKDSEELAKKYAALCDVFVMDAFGTAHRAQASTHGVIRFAKQAAGGPLLMAELDALAKALDNPARPLLAIVAGSKVSTKLELLSNLVGKVDQLIVGGGIANTFIAAQGLPVGKSLHEPDLLDTARQIMADAKARGADIPVPTDVVVATQFHPDAEATVKAVADVADDELILDIGPETAARYAAMIGEAGTVVWNGPVGVFEFEAFGKGTQTLARAIAASGAFSIAGGGDTLAAVDKYGIAGDVSYISTGGGAFLEFLEGKTLPAVAALEARA from the coding sequence ATGACCATCCTCCGCATGACCGACCTCGACCTCGCCGGCAAGCGCGTGCTGATCCGGCAGGACCTCAACGTGCCCATCGACAACGGCGAGATCACTTCCGAGCAACGCATCACCGCCTCGATCCCGACACTGAAACTGGCGCTAGAGAGAGGCGCCGCGGTGATGGTGATGTCGCACCTCGGCCGGCCGAAGGAAGGCCAGTGGAGCGAAGAGGACTCGCTCGCGCCGGTCGCGCGCCGGCTCGGCGAGCTGCTCTCGATGAAGGTGCCGCTGGTGCGCGACTGGGTCGACGGGGTCGAGGTGGAATCAGGCCGGCTGGTCCTGCTCGAGAACTGCCGCATGAATCCCGGCGAGGGCAAGGACAGCGAGGAGCTGGCGAAGAAGTACGCGGCCCTGTGCGACGTGTTCGTGATGGACGCCTTCGGCACCGCGCACCGCGCGCAGGCCTCGACCCATGGCGTGATCCGCTTCGCGAAGCAGGCGGCCGGCGGCCCGCTGCTGATGGCCGAACTCGACGCGCTGGCCAAGGCGCTCGACAATCCCGCGCGCCCGCTGCTGGCGATCGTCGCCGGCAGCAAGGTCTCGACCAAGCTCGAACTGCTGTCCAACCTGGTCGGCAAGGTCGACCAGCTGATCGTCGGCGGCGGCATCGCCAACACCTTCATCGCCGCGCAGGGCCTGCCGGTGGGCAAGTCGCTTCACGAGCCGGACCTGCTCGACACCGCGCGGCAGATCATGGCCGACGCGAAAGCGCGAGGCGCGGACATCCCGGTCCCGACCGATGTGGTCGTGGCCACGCAGTTCCATCCCGATGCCGAGGCCACGGTGAAGGCGGTGGCAGACGTCGCCGATGACGAACTCATCCTCGACATCGGCCCGGAGACGGCCGCGCGCTATGCGGCCATGATCGGCGAAGCCGGTACGGTGGTCTGGAACGGGCCCGTCGGCGTCTTCGAGTTCGAGGCGTTCGGCAAGGGCACGCAGACGCTGGCGCGCGCCATCGCCGCCTCGGGTGCGTTCTCCATCGCCGGCGGCGGCGACACGCTGGCGGCGGTCGACAAGTACGGCATCGCCGGCGACGTGTCCTACATTTCCACCGGCGGCGGCGCCTTCCTGGAGTTCCTGGAAGGCAAGACACTGCCGGCGGTGGCGGCGCTGGAGGCGCGAGCCTGA
- a CDS encoding DUF3999 domain-containing protein: MKRRIATTCLLLLPYLALAAPADDYAVQWPLVLSDDDAGAYAVALSAPVYRAARSTTLRDVDVVNAAGATVPAQLSGPDVEPAEARRVPVRWFVLPRQASLSRGDLAMAVERSTDGRVLRVEARSAGTDEAAGPDAWLLDTSAIDTTIQALHLDWIGGGDVDRAYRIEASDDLRSWRTVQPVAQLVDLAREGERLVQRRVPVDAQARYLRLMPTHGQGEIRLRSVQAELASMAERPTLQWQSLSGTPLGGQGERAYLFTLDGRYPVESADIGYPGNDTGQWTLYSREDPDAPWTARAGPWVAFAIGDGDGANRSPPQPLARPTRDREWKLVGATPTTQAPVLRLGWRPETLVFVAQGTPPYRLVAGSTRAGRADAPVERSLGAIRRARGAGWRPGVATPGQMQPLAGERALGPAPPDWRTWLLWALLAGGALLVAAFAASLLRKPRT; the protein is encoded by the coding sequence ATGAAGCGCCGGATCGCCACGACCTGCCTGCTCCTGCTCCCCTACCTCGCGCTCGCGGCGCCGGCCGACGACTACGCGGTGCAATGGCCGCTCGTCCTGTCCGACGACGACGCCGGCGCGTACGCGGTGGCGCTCAGCGCGCCGGTCTATCGCGCCGCCCGTTCAACGACGCTGCGCGATGTCGATGTCGTCAACGCGGCGGGCGCGACGGTGCCCGCGCAGTTGTCCGGCCCCGACGTGGAGCCTGCGGAGGCTCGACGCGTGCCGGTGCGCTGGTTCGTGTTGCCGCGCCAGGCCTCGCTTTCGCGCGGCGACCTGGCGATGGCGGTCGAGCGCAGCACCGACGGCCGGGTACTGCGCGTGGAGGCACGCAGCGCAGGCACGGACGAGGCCGCGGGGCCGGATGCGTGGCTGCTGGACACCAGTGCCATCGACACGACGATCCAGGCGCTGCACCTGGACTGGATCGGCGGCGGCGACGTCGACCGGGCCTACCGGATCGAGGCCAGCGACGACCTGCGGTCGTGGCGGACGGTGCAACCGGTCGCGCAGCTGGTGGACCTCGCGCGCGAGGGCGAACGCCTCGTGCAGCGCCGCGTGCCGGTGGACGCGCAGGCGCGCTACCTGCGGCTGATGCCGACGCACGGGCAGGGCGAGATCCGGCTGCGGTCGGTCCAGGCCGAACTGGCGTCGATGGCGGAACGTCCAACGCTGCAGTGGCAGTCGCTGTCCGGCACGCCGCTGGGGGGCCAGGGCGAGCGCGCGTACCTGTTCACGCTCGATGGCCGCTATCCGGTGGAATCCGCCGACATCGGGTATCCCGGCAACGATACCGGGCAATGGACCCTGTACAGCCGCGAGGATCCGGATGCGCCCTGGACCGCGCGCGCCGGTCCCTGGGTGGCGTTTGCGATCGGCGACGGCGATGGCGCGAACCGTTCCCCGCCGCAACCGCTCGCGCGGCCCACGCGCGACCGCGAGTGGAAGCTGGTGGGCGCGACGCCAACGACGCAAGCGCCGGTGCTGCGGCTGGGCTGGCGCCCCGAGACGCTGGTGTTCGTCGCCCAGGGCACGCCACCCTACCGCCTGGTCGCCGGCAGTACCCGCGCCGGCCGCGCCGACGCCCCGGTGGAACGCTCGCTCGGGGCCATCCGGCGCGCGCGCGGCGCAGGCTGGCGGCCGGGCGTGGCGACACCAGGCCAGATGCAGCCCCTGGCCGGCGAGCGGGCGCTCGGTCCCGCGCCCCCGGACTGGCGTACGTGGTTGTTGTGGGCGTTGCTCGCGGGCGGCGCGCTGCTGGTGGCGGCGTTCGCCGCGAGCCTGTTGCGCAAGCCACGGACCTGA
- a CDS encoding DUF2339 domain-containing protein, with amino-acid sequence MEGFLVLLGLAALAVPVLLVVALASIGGLKQRVAELEDAVAQLRAGASATDGVAGWVPAPGAATRAQAARQSQSQSQWNAAGDGADSESRSPERAAARPATPDAAVESPAIADDFAVRREADASTTGAAGPLSSEPDQPTPQPPPLPSRGAGATAPLPPTPPRRPPPRDVAGTFVRAVRRWFTEGNVPVKVGMLVLLAGVGALLKYANDQGWLQLPIELRLAGVSAAALAGLVFGWRKRIDKPAFALALQGGAIGVLLLVVFAAFKLYGLVPAGAAFALSIALVAGLGVLAVLQDSRTLAVLGILAGFLAPIWLSTGSGNHVALFSYYAVLNAAIFAIAWVKSWRVLNLLGFVFTWGIGVAWGVLAYTPDKQASTQPFLVLFFAFYLLLPILYARRRPPGRRDLIDGCLLFGTPLVAFALQAALLDGARMPLAFCALALAAVYAVLAWLLRRREGYGVLAQAHALLAVGFATLSVPLALSANATASVFALEGAALAWLGLKQGRLLPQLAGLGLQLAAAVAYAIGMSVAPAAGVQAIANPVFMGALLIALAGFASAWTYRDAAAPRIALGYYAWGLLWWCGNLHQEIVGFVAGEAQVDAMLAATALTGWLAAEVHRWRPARALAATALFALASAIPFALAQTAVHAHPFEGAGLWAWLAYATFGVRSLLCLRGDEDRIGDWAQFAWWLAWPSVLALFAGWLADRFGLAQGWMLVAIALPWTALVAMSMWRWRWLRAPRGARFDALRLPLQLVAFALLALWWLATQFAAGAAAPLPWVPLFNPLEMGQLLVLVLLVRWLWSDQAARALVLLRVPLLSAAGFLWITQVALRAVHHWGGVPWDAGMMDDALAQTSLTVVWSLLGVIGWIAGSRRGQRMLWLAGAVLMGVVLAKLVLVDRQHLGDLLGIGSFIAYGLLCTMVGYFAPAPPRDAVALREEAA; translated from the coding sequence ATGGAAGGATTCCTGGTCCTGCTGGGGCTGGCGGCGCTGGCCGTGCCGGTGCTGCTGGTGGTGGCGCTGGCGTCGATCGGCGGACTCAAGCAACGCGTGGCCGAACTGGAGGACGCGGTCGCGCAACTGCGCGCCGGTGCGTCGGCCACCGATGGCGTGGCGGGATGGGTGCCCGCGCCGGGGGCGGCCACGCGGGCGCAGGCGGCTCGCCAATCGCAATCGCAGTCCCAGTGGAACGCGGCAGGCGACGGTGCCGATTCCGAATCGCGCTCGCCTGAGCGTGCGGCGGCGCGTCCGGCGACGCCCGACGCGGCGGTCGAGTCACCTGCCATCGCGGATGACTTCGCCGTCCGGCGCGAGGCCGACGCCTCGACGACCGGCGCCGCCGGTCCGCTGTCCAGCGAGCCCGATCAGCCGACACCGCAACCGCCCCCCCTGCCGTCACGCGGGGCTGGTGCCACGGCGCCACTCCCGCCCACACCGCCGCGCCGCCCGCCACCGCGCGACGTCGCCGGCACCTTCGTGCGCGCGGTGCGGCGCTGGTTCACCGAGGGGAACGTGCCGGTCAAGGTCGGCATGCTGGTGCTGCTGGCGGGCGTGGGCGCACTGCTCAAGTACGCCAACGACCAGGGCTGGCTGCAGTTGCCGATCGAGCTGCGCCTGGCGGGCGTGTCGGCCGCGGCGCTGGCGGGCCTGGTGTTCGGCTGGCGCAAGCGCATCGACAAGCCGGCGTTCGCACTGGCGCTGCAGGGCGGCGCGATCGGCGTGCTGCTGCTGGTGGTGTTCGCGGCCTTCAAGCTCTACGGGCTGGTCCCGGCGGGCGCCGCGTTCGCGCTGAGCATCGCACTGGTCGCCGGGCTGGGCGTGCTCGCGGTGTTGCAGGATTCGCGCACGCTGGCGGTGCTCGGCATCCTCGCCGGTTTCCTCGCGCCCATCTGGCTGTCGACCGGCAGCGGCAACCACGTCGCGCTGTTCTCGTACTACGCGGTGCTCAACGCGGCGATCTTCGCGATTGCCTGGGTGAAGTCGTGGCGGGTGCTCAACCTGCTCGGCTTCGTATTCACGTGGGGCATCGGTGTCGCATGGGGCGTACTCGCCTATACCCCGGACAAGCAGGCGAGCACGCAGCCGTTCCTGGTGCTGTTCTTCGCGTTCTACCTGCTGCTGCCGATCCTCTACGCGCGGCGGCGCCCGCCCGGACGCCGCGACCTGATCGACGGCTGCCTGCTGTTCGGCACGCCACTGGTGGCGTTCGCGCTGCAGGCGGCGCTGCTCGACGGCGCGCGCATGCCGCTGGCGTTCTGTGCGCTGGCGCTTGCCGCCGTGTACGCCGTGCTGGCGTGGCTGCTGCGGCGGCGCGAAGGCTACGGGGTGCTGGCGCAGGCGCACGCATTGCTGGCGGTGGGGTTCGCCACGCTGTCGGTGCCGCTGGCGCTGTCGGCGAACGCCACCGCCAGCGTGTTCGCGCTGGAGGGCGCGGCGCTGGCCTGGCTCGGGCTGAAGCAGGGTCGCCTGCTGCCGCAACTGGCCGGGCTCGGCTTGCAGCTGGCGGCGGCGGTCGCCTACGCCATCGGCATGTCGGTCGCACCCGCGGCCGGCGTCCAGGCGATCGCCAATCCCGTGTTCATGGGCGCGTTGCTGATCGCGCTCGCCGGATTCGCGAGTGCGTGGACCTATCGCGACGCAGCCGCACCGCGCATCGCGCTGGGGTACTACGCGTGGGGCCTGTTGTGGTGGTGCGGCAACCTGCACCAGGAGATCGTCGGCTTCGTGGCCGGCGAGGCGCAAGTGGACGCCATGCTGGCGGCCACTGCGCTCACCGGGTGGCTGGCGGCGGAAGTGCATCGCTGGCGGCCGGCCCGCGCGCTGGCGGCGACGGCGCTGTTCGCGCTCGCCTCGGCGATCCCGTTCGCGCTGGCGCAGACCGCGGTGCACGCGCATCCGTTCGAAGGCGCGGGCCTTTGGGCCTGGCTCGCCTACGCGACGTTCGGCGTCCGCAGCCTGCTGTGCCTGCGCGGCGACGAGGACCGGATCGGCGACTGGGCGCAGTTCGCCTGGTGGCTGGCATGGCCGTCGGTGCTGGCGCTGTTCGCCGGCTGGCTGGCCGACCGCTTCGGCCTGGCGCAGGGCTGGATGCTGGTGGCGATCGCGTTGCCGTGGACTGCGCTGGTGGCGATGTCGATGTGGCGCTGGCGCTGGCTGCGCGCGCCCCGCGGCGCCCGGTTCGATGCACTGCGCCTGCCGCTGCAACTGGTGGCGTTCGCCCTGCTGGCGCTGTGGTGGCTGGCGACCCAGTTCGCGGCAGGCGCCGCCGCGCCGCTGCCGTGGGTGCCACTGTTCAATCCGCTCGAGATGGGGCAGTTGCTGGTGCTGGTGCTGCTGGTGCGCTGGCTCTGGTCCGACCAGGCTGCGCGTGCGCTGGTCTTGCTGCGCGTGCCGCTGCTGTCGGCGGCGGGCTTCCTGTGGATCACCCAGGTCGCCCTGCGCGCGGTGCATCACTGGGGCGGCGTGCCCTGGGACGCGGGCATGATGGACGACGCGCTGGCGCAGACCAGCCTGACCGTGGTCTGGAGCCTGCTCGGCGTGATCGGCTGGATCGCGGGCTCCCGCCGCGGCCAGCGCATGCTGTGGCTGGCCGGCGCGGTGCTGATGGGTGTGGTGCTCGCGAAGCTGGTCCTGGTCGATCGCCAGCACCTGGGCGATCTGCTCGGCATCGGCTCGTTCATCGCCTACGGACTGCTGTGCACGATGGTGGGCTACTTCGCGCCGGCACCGCCGAGGGATGCGGTCGCGTTGCGGGAGGAGGCCGCATGA
- the gap gene encoding type I glyceraldehyde-3-phosphate dehydrogenase: MAIKVGINGFGRIGRNVLRSAVQNFDDIQIVGINDLLEPDYLAYMLRYDSVHGRFKGEVSVDGNILVVNGNRIRLTQERDPANLKWDEVGAEVVIESTGLFLTKDTCQKHIDAGAKKVIQSAPSKDDTPMFVFGVNDKTYKGEAIISNASCTTNCLAPLAKVLNDKWGIKRGLMTTVHAATATQKTVDGPSNKDWRGGRGILENIIPSSTGAAKAVGVVIPELNKKLTGMSFRVPTSDVSVVDLTAELEKPASYDEIKAEMKAQSEGALKGILGYTEDKVVATDFVGETCTSVFDADAGIALDPTFVKLVAWYDNEWGYSNKCLEMVRVVAGK, translated from the coding sequence ATGGCGATCAAGGTAGGCATCAACGGGTTCGGCCGCATCGGCCGCAACGTGCTGCGTTCGGCGGTCCAGAACTTCGACGACATCCAGATCGTCGGCATCAACGACCTGCTCGAACCCGATTACCTGGCCTACATGCTGCGCTACGACTCGGTGCACGGCCGCTTCAAGGGCGAGGTCTCGGTCGACGGCAATATCCTTGTGGTCAACGGCAACCGCATCCGCCTCACCCAGGAACGCGACCCGGCCAACCTCAAGTGGGACGAGGTGGGCGCCGAGGTGGTGATCGAATCCACCGGCCTGTTCCTGACCAAGGACACCTGCCAGAAGCACATCGACGCCGGTGCGAAGAAGGTGATCCAGTCGGCGCCGTCGAAGGACGACACGCCGATGTTCGTCTTCGGCGTGAACGACAAGACCTACAAGGGCGAGGCGATCATCTCCAACGCCTCGTGCACCACCAACTGCCTGGCGCCGCTGGCCAAGGTGCTCAACGACAAGTGGGGCATCAAGCGCGGCCTGATGACCACCGTGCACGCCGCCACCGCCACCCAGAAGACGGTCGACGGCCCGAGCAACAAGGACTGGCGCGGCGGCCGCGGCATCCTCGAGAACATCATCCCGTCCAGCACCGGCGCGGCCAAGGCCGTGGGCGTGGTGATCCCCGAGCTCAACAAGAAGCTCACCGGCATGAGCTTCCGCGTGCCGACCTCGGACGTGTCGGTGGTCGACCTGACCGCCGAGCTCGAGAAGCCCGCCAGCTACGACGAGATCAAGGCCGAGATGAAGGCGCAGAGCGAAGGCGCGCTCAAGGGCATCCTCGGCTACACCGAGGACAAGGTGGTGGCCACCGACTTCGTCGGCGAAACCTGCACCTCGGTGTTCGACGCCGACGCCGGCATCGCGCTCGACCCCACCTTCGTCAAGCTGGTGGCCTGGTACGACAACGAATGGGGCTACTCCAACAAGTGCCTGGAAATGGTCCGCGTCGTCGCCGGCAAGTAA